The Lycium barbarum isolate Lr01 chromosome 12, ASM1917538v2, whole genome shotgun sequence genome includes a region encoding these proteins:
- the LOC132623502 gene encoding probable ubiquitin-like-specific protease 2B isoform X1: MSNSESSAPEIVNHQQADVHAPANQTLKGIHVPEETSSFDGNCSLSKNVPRRQRSKGGLQTSGTYQERINTELPNWSQFRPRSRPLTQKSKATTDTSQSEVIPQQASSCLQLKPRPHSRKRRKSKITDDTTDSEVIPQRVPRCHGQSRRNNTQKGLGSSEFELYLESIWKWHPEDRRNAFTYLDSLWFSLYSERSHKAKVLNWITKKNIFSKKYVFVPIVLWHHWSLLIFCHLGESLQSKARSPCMLLLDSLQTADPVRFEPGIRKFVIDLFKAEHRPETKDQIRKIPLMIPKVPQQRNDEDCGNFVLYYINLFLESAPENFSISEGYPYFMTEDWFTVERLECFFQELQSTAASTANSDACLLADGGDVVCLDHS; the protein is encoded by the exons ATGTCGAATTCAG AATCTTCTGCCCCTGAAATTGTGAATCATCAGCAAGCCGATGTACATGCTCCTGCAAATCAAACGCTAAAAGGCATCCATGTACCTGAAGAAACAAGCAGCTTCGATGGAAACTGCTCATTGTCTAAAAATGTTCCTCGACGCCAAAGATCAAAAGGGGGACTACAAACTTCTG GGACTTATCAGGAAAGGATTAATACAGAACTCCCAAATTGGTCACAGTTCAGACCAAGATCGCGTCCACTAACACAGAAAAGTAAGGCGACAACTGATACAAGCCAGTCTGAAGTTATCCCACAGCAAGCTTCTAGTTGTTTGCAGTTGAAACCACGACCACATTCacgaaaaagaaggaaaagtaaaaTAACAGATGATACAACCGACTCTGAAGTTATCCCACAGCGTGTTCCTCGTTGTCATGGTCAATCAAGGAGGAACAACACTCAAAAGGGATTAGGCTCATCGGAATTTGAGCTTTACTTGGA GAGCATATGGAAATGGCATCCAGAAGATAGGAGAAATGCATTTACATACCTTGACAGCTTGTGGTTCTCCTTGTATTCAGAACGTTCTCACAAAGCTAAGGTGTTGAACTGGATTACGAAAAAGAATATATTCTCAAAGAAGTATGTTTTTGTTCCCATTGTTCTCTG GCATCACTGGAGTCTCCTGATCTTTTGTCACCTTGGTGAAAGTTTACAATCTAAAGCAAGAAGTCCTTGCATGTTGTTGCTTGATTCTTTGCAGACAGCTGACCCTGTGAGATTTGAACCTGGCATcagaaa ATTTGTTATAGACCTATTCAAGGCAGAGCATAGGCCAGAAACCAAGGACCAGATCAGGAAAATCCCTCTAATGATTCCAAAG GTTCCCCAGCAGAGAAATGATGAAGACTGTGGCAATTTTGTTTTGTATTATATAAACCTCTTCTTAGAGAGTGCTCCAGAGAATTTTAGCATTTCGGAGGGCTACCCTTACTTT ATGACAGAAGACTGGTTTACTGTTGAACGGTTGGAATGCTTTTTCCAAGAACTGCAATCTACTGCTGCCAGTACTGCCAATTCTGATGCATGCCTCCTAGCCGACGGGGGTGATGTTGTTTGTCTAGATCATAGTTAG
- the LOC132623502 gene encoding probable ubiquitin-like-specific protease 2B isoform X2 → MYFLGTYQERINTELPNWSQFRPRSRPLTQKSKATTDTSQSEVIPQQASSCLQLKPRPHSRKRRKSKITDDTTDSEVIPQRVPRCHGQSRRNNTQKGLGSSEFELYLESIWKWHPEDRRNAFTYLDSLWFSLYSERSHKAKVLNWITKKNIFSKKYVFVPIVLWHHWSLLIFCHLGESLQSKARSPCMLLLDSLQTADPVRFEPGIRKFVIDLFKAEHRPETKDQIRKIPLMIPKVPQQRNDEDCGNFVLYYINLFLESAPENFSISEGYPYFMTEDWFTVERLECFFQELQSTAASTANSDACLLADGGDVVCLDHS, encoded by the exons ATGTATTTTCTGG GGACTTATCAGGAAAGGATTAATACAGAACTCCCAAATTGGTCACAGTTCAGACCAAGATCGCGTCCACTAACACAGAAAAGTAAGGCGACAACTGATACAAGCCAGTCTGAAGTTATCCCACAGCAAGCTTCTAGTTGTTTGCAGTTGAAACCACGACCACATTCacgaaaaagaaggaaaagtaaaaTAACAGATGATACAACCGACTCTGAAGTTATCCCACAGCGTGTTCCTCGTTGTCATGGTCAATCAAGGAGGAACAACACTCAAAAGGGATTAGGCTCATCGGAATTTGAGCTTTACTTGGA GAGCATATGGAAATGGCATCCAGAAGATAGGAGAAATGCATTTACATACCTTGACAGCTTGTGGTTCTCCTTGTATTCAGAACGTTCTCACAAAGCTAAGGTGTTGAACTGGATTACGAAAAAGAATATATTCTCAAAGAAGTATGTTTTTGTTCCCATTGTTCTCTG GCATCACTGGAGTCTCCTGATCTTTTGTCACCTTGGTGAAAGTTTACAATCTAAAGCAAGAAGTCCTTGCATGTTGTTGCTTGATTCTTTGCAGACAGCTGACCCTGTGAGATTTGAACCTGGCATcagaaa ATTTGTTATAGACCTATTCAAGGCAGAGCATAGGCCAGAAACCAAGGACCAGATCAGGAAAATCCCTCTAATGATTCCAAAG GTTCCCCAGCAGAGAAATGATGAAGACTGTGGCAATTTTGTTTTGTATTATATAAACCTCTTCTTAGAGAGTGCTCCAGAGAATTTTAGCATTTCGGAGGGCTACCCTTACTTT ATGACAGAAGACTGGTTTACTGTTGAACGGTTGGAATGCTTTTTCCAAGAACTGCAATCTACTGCTGCCAGTACTGCCAATTCTGATGCATGCCTCCTAGCCGACGGGGGTGATGTTGTTTGTCTAGATCATAGTTAG
- the LOC132621600 gene encoding eukaryotic translation initiation factor 6-2 yields MATRLQFENSCEIGVFSKLTNAYCLVAIGGSENFYSTFESELSGVIPVIKTSIGGTRIIGRLCAGNKNGLLLPHTTTDQELQHLRNSLPDGVVVQRIDERLSALGNCIACNDHVALTHTDLDKETEEMIADVLGVEVFRQTIAGNILVGSYCAFSNNGGLVHPHTSIEDLNELSTLLQVPLVAGTVNRGSEVIAAGLTVNDWTAFTGSDTTATELSVIESVFKLREAQPTAIVDEMRKSLIDSYV; encoded by the exons ATGGCTACTA GGCTTCAATTTGAAAATTCATGTGAAATTGGAGTTTTCTCAAAGCTGACCAATGCATATTGCTTGGTCGCTATTGGGGGTTCTGAAAACTTTTACAG CACATTTGAGTCCGAGTTATCAGGTGTTATCCCAGTGATCAAAACCTCCATTGGAGGAACGAGGATAATTGGAAGACTCTGTGCCG GAAACAAAAATGGGCTTCTCTTGCCTCACACTACTACAGATCAAG AACTTCAGCACTTGAGGAACAGTCTGCCAGATGGAGTTGTGGTTCAGCGAATTGATGAGCGATTATCTGCCCTGGGAAACTGCATAGCGTGTAATGATCATGTTGCTCTTACACATACGGATCTTGACAAG GAAACTGAAGAGATGATTGCTGATGTTCTTGGGGTGGAAGTTTTCCGGCAAACAATAGCAGGGAATATTCTTGTTGGCAGCTATTGTGCTTTCTCAAACAATGGAGGCTTG GTACATCCTCACACATCCATTGAAGACTTGAATGAGCTTTCAACTCTTCTTCAGGTTCCTCTGGTTGCAGGAACCGTGAACCGTGGTAGTGAAGTGATTGCTGCTGGATTGACTGTCAATGACTGGACAGCATTTACCGGTTCAGACACTACTGCAACAGAGTTGTCTGTTATTGAAAGCGTTTTCAAGCTGAGGGAGGCTCAACCTACTGCTATTGTTGATGAGATGAGGAAATCATTGATCGACAGTTACGTTTGA